In Candidatus Cybelea sp., one genomic interval encodes:
- the rph gene encoding ribonuclease PH, translating to MLRADRRRSDELRPVSIEPGFLKYAEGSALISLGNTRVLCAASVEDRVPMWMKGRGVGWVTAEYAMLPRATQERNQREVAKGRLGGRTHEIQRIIGRALRAVTDTAKLGERTLWLDCDVLQADGGTRTAAVTGAYVALELALRTRFDPADRAKWPLEGMVAATSVGIVGGAPLLDLAYDEDSQALVDMNVFMTDAGRYVELQGTAEARPFDRRELDALLGLAEGGIRQLFDVQRAALNAHVHAG from the coding sequence ATGCTTCGCGCCGACCGGCGACGGTCCGACGAACTGCGACCGGTCTCGATCGAGCCCGGCTTCCTAAAGTACGCGGAGGGAAGCGCGCTGATTAGCCTTGGCAACACGCGGGTGCTCTGCGCTGCGTCGGTCGAAGATCGCGTGCCGATGTGGATGAAGGGCCGCGGCGTCGGCTGGGTGACGGCGGAGTACGCAATGCTTCCCCGCGCGACCCAAGAGCGCAACCAGCGCGAGGTCGCCAAGGGCCGCCTCGGCGGGCGAACGCACGAGATCCAGCGGATCATCGGCCGCGCGCTGCGCGCGGTCACCGACACCGCAAAGCTCGGCGAGCGCACGCTCTGGCTTGACTGCGACGTCCTGCAGGCCGATGGCGGAACCCGCACCGCGGCCGTCACCGGCGCGTACGTGGCGCTCGAACTGGCCCTGCGGACGCGCTTCGACCCGGCCGATCGCGCAAAGTGGCCGCTGGAAGGAATGGTCGCCGCGACGAGCGTCGGCATCGTCGGCGGCGCGCCGCTGCTCGACCTCGCGTACGACGAGGATAGTCAGGCATTGGTCGATATGAACGTTTTCATGACCGATGCCGGACGATACGTCGAGCTCCAGGGCACCGCGGAGGCACGGCCCTTCGACCGGCGCGAACTCGACGCGCTGCTCGGGCTTGCCGAGGGTGGAATCCGGCAACTCTTCGACGTGCAGCGCGCGGCGCTGAACGCGCACGTTCATGCCGGTTGA